A region from the Arachis ipaensis cultivar K30076 chromosome B01, Araip1.1, whole genome shotgun sequence genome encodes:
- the LOC107646121 gene encoding proline synthase co-transcribed bacterial homolog protein-like, with product MVSTLGRNPLEVLVEVDTSGEESKSGIDPSNRVDLAKHVKLSCPNLVFSGLMTIGRPDYTSTPENFKTLSNCRTEVCKPLEMPEEQCELSMGMSFYLTRPDSVDVSQGFFPSLKLCLFTSIERKNTKLYLVYEI from the exons ATGGTTTCAACCCTTGGAAGAAATCCGCTGGAAGTCTTGGTGGAAGTAGATACAAGTGGAGAAGAAT CCAAATCTGGTATTGATCCTTCCAATCGTGTTGATCTTGCTAAACATGTAAAATTGAGCTGTCCGAACCTCGTGTTCTCCGGCTTGATGACAATAGGGAGGCCTGACTACACCTCAACTCCAGAGAACTTTAAG ACCCTATCCAATTGCAGAACTGAAGTTTGCAAGCCACTTGAGATGCCTGAGGAGCAATGTGAACTGTCAATGGGCATGTCCTTTTATTTGACTCGACCTGACTCTGTCGATGTCTCCCAAGGTTTTTTTCCATCGCTAAAGCTATGCTTGTTTACAAGCATAGAACGCAAAAACACAAAATTGTATTTAGTATATGAGATATAG